The Caloenas nicobarica isolate bCalNic1 chromosome 28, bCalNic1.hap1, whole genome shotgun sequence genome window below encodes:
- the LOC135999474 gene encoding olfactory receptor 14J1-like: MTLILLRGVSSKPSLSFPPCTGPHAHRQQMSNSSSITQFLFLAFTDTRELQLLHFWLFLGIYLAALLGNGLIITTIACDQHLHTPMYFFLLNLSLLDLGCISTTVPKSMANSFWDTRAISYSGCAAQLFSFAFLIVAEYSMLTIMSYDRYVAICKPLHYGTLLGSRACVHMAAAAWATGFLNALLHTANTFSLPLCKGNALHQFFCEIPQILKLSCSDAYLRESGLIVVGVCVFFLCFMFIVVSYVQILRAVLRIPSEQGRHKAFATCLPHLAVVSLFIITAMFAYLKPPSISSPSLDLVVSVLYSVVPPAVNPLIYSMRNQELKDALRKLMAG, from the coding sequence atgactttgattttgctcagaggagtctcatctaaaccgtcactgtcttttcctccttgcacaggtcctcatgcccacaggcagcaaatgtccaacagcagctccatcacccagttcctcttcctggcgttcacagacacacgggagctgcagctcttgcacttctggctcttcctgggcatctacctggctgccctcctgggcaacggcctcatcatcaccaccatagcctgtgaccagcacctccacacccccatgtacttcttcctgctcaacctctccctcctcgacctgggctgtatctccaccactgtacccaaatccatggccaattccttCTGGGATACCAGGGCCATCTCATActcgggatgtgctgcacagctcttttcgtTTGCCTTCTTGATAGTAGCAGAGTATTCtatgctcaccatcatgtcctacgaccgctacgttgccatctgcaaacccctgcactacgggaccctcctgggcagcagagcttgtgtccacatggcagcagctgcctgggccactgggtttctcaatgctctgctgcacacggccaatacattttcactgccactgtgcaagggcaatgccctgcaccagttcttctgtgaaatcccccagatcctcaagctctcctgctcagatgcctacctcagggaatcTGGGCTTATTGTTGTTGGTGTCTGtgtgttctttttgtgtttcatgttcattgtggtgtcctatgtgcagatcttgagggctgtgctgaggatcccctctgagcagggacggcacaaagcctttgccacgtgcctccctcacctggccgtggtctctctGTTCATcatcactgccatgtttgcctacctgaagcccccctccatctcctccccatccctggacctggtggtgtctgttctgtactcagtggtgcctccagcagtgaaccccctcatctacagcatgaggaaccaggagctaaaggatgccctgaggaaactcaTGGCTGGATAA
- the LOC135999412 gene encoding olfactory receptor 14J1-like: MSNSSSITQFLLLAFTDTRELQLLHFWLFLGIYLAALLGNGLIITTIACDQHLHTPMYFFLLNLALLDMGCISITVPKSMANSLWDTRVISFAGCAAQVFCVFFLLGAEYFLLTVMSYDRYVAICKPLHYGTLLGSRACVHMAAAAWATGFLGALLHTANTFSLPLCKGNALDQFFCEIPQILKLSCSDASLREVGLLIFGASTFFLCFVFIVLSYVQILRAVLRIPSEQGRHKAFSTCLPHLAVVFLFLSTAIFSYLKPPSISSPSLDLVVSVLYSVVPPAVNPLIYSMRNQELKDALWKLMP; encoded by the coding sequence atgtccaacagcagctccatcacccagttcctcctcctggcgttcacagacacacgggagctgcagctcttgcacttctggctcttcctgggcatctacctggctgccctcctgggcaacggcctcatcatcaccaccatagcctgtgaccagcacctccacacccccatgtacttcttcctgctcaacctcgccctcctcgacatGGGCTgtatctccatcactgtccccaaatccatggccaactctctgtgggataccagggtcatttcctttgcaggatgtgctgcccaggtcttctgtgtatttttcttgttaggtgcagagtattttcttctcaccgtcatgtcctacgaccgctacgttgccatctgcaaacccctgcactacgggaccctcctgggcagcagagcttgtgtccacatggcagcagctgcctgggccactgggtttctcggtgctctgctgcacacggccaatacattttcactgccactgtgcaagggcaatgccctggaccagttcttctgtgaaatcccccagatcctcaagctgtcctgctcagatgcctccctcagggaGGTTGGGCTTCTTATATTTGGTGCCTCTACATTCTTTCTATGTTTTGtattcattgtgctgtcctatgtgcagatcttaagggccgtgctgaggatcccctctgagcagggacggcacaaagccttttccacgtgcctccctcacctggccgtggtcttcctgttcctcagcactgccatattttcctacctgaagcccccctccatctcctccccatccctggacctggtggtgtctgttctgtactcggtagtgcctccagcagtgaaccccctcatctacagcatgaggaaccaggagctcaaggatgccctgtggaaactcatgccttag